A stretch of the Kroppenstedtia eburnea genome encodes the following:
- the ilvB gene encoding biosynthetic-type acetolactate synthase large subunit, with protein MAKQKMLAAEAIALFLEKKGVEHIYGVPGAAILPFYDAIREKTNIKSFVVRHEQTGAFMADGYSRATGKVGVCAATSGPGGTNLLTGLYGAYMDSVPMLAFTGQVTVPLIGSMAFQEAPVTEMAKPVCKAVYQPTDPHRIPEMIHEAWETATTGRKGPVLIDLPQDVQKVEIEVDLDAFTSVPEKLPEATDQDIAQVVDLLKRAKKPVLLSGGGVNLANATEELKQLAETLQIPVVTALMGIDTFPNDHPLFAGRMGTMLNTPYGNKTILESDLIINLGGRFGDRSTGRTDVFKRDAKIVHVNLDKKEIGKSVETEVGVVADVKSFMVKLTGAVKAAKSEIAVTVSDGVKKLDLTEERKRHARKTDFETLPIKPQRALRELREFLDRDAFVSHDCGISQIWSCQLFETYVPRTYLITGGAGTMGWGLGAAMAAKLAYPERQSVNIVGDGSLSMSLQDLATAAKFEIPVIVFVLHNALLGLIRQQQNWFYEERDISTDLIYRNELSDNEERGIDFVKTAEGMGVRGELVTHWKDIKPALQRAQELNKPYLIEVVVDPKAVCGFANDGTLRGIDYSQN; from the coding sequence ATGGCTAAGCAAAAAATGTTGGCAGCGGAAGCGATCGCGCTTTTTCTGGAGAAAAAAGGAGTGGAACACATTTACGGTGTTCCGGGAGCGGCGATTCTTCCCTTTTACGATGCGATCCGCGAAAAAACGAATATCAAATCCTTTGTGGTTCGCCATGAACAGACGGGTGCTTTTATGGCTGACGGCTACTCCCGGGCAACCGGCAAAGTGGGGGTTTGCGCCGCCACTTCCGGTCCCGGCGGCACCAATCTGTTGACGGGTCTGTACGGGGCCTATATGGATTCGGTTCCGATGCTGGCTTTCACCGGACAGGTGACGGTTCCGCTCATCGGCAGCATGGCCTTCCAGGAAGCTCCGGTGACGGAGATGGCCAAACCGGTGTGCAAGGCGGTCTACCAGCCGACCGATCCGCACCGGATTCCGGAAATGATCCATGAAGCTTGGGAAACGGCCACCACAGGACGCAAAGGACCTGTTCTGATCGATCTGCCGCAAGATGTTCAAAAAGTGGAGATTGAAGTGGATTTGGATGCCTTCACAAGTGTTCCGGAGAAGCTGCCGGAAGCGACGGATCAAGATATCGCCCAAGTGGTGGACCTGTTGAAGCGGGCGAAAAAGCCGGTGCTCCTGTCCGGCGGGGGAGTCAACCTGGCCAATGCCACCGAAGAGCTGAAGCAACTGGCGGAAACCCTGCAAATCCCTGTGGTGACCGCGTTGATGGGGATCGACACTTTTCCCAACGACCATCCCTTGTTTGCGGGTCGGATGGGAACGATGCTGAACACCCCCTATGGGAACAAGACCATCCTTGAATCAGATCTGATCATTAACCTGGGCGGCCGCTTCGGTGACCGCAGCACGGGCAGGACCGATGTGTTCAAGCGGGATGCCAAGATTGTCCATGTCAATCTGGACAAGAAAGAGATCGGTAAATCCGTGGAAACGGAAGTGGGTGTCGTAGCCGATGTGAAGTCGTTCATGGTGAAGTTGACCGGGGCGGTCAAAGCTGCGAAATCGGAAATTGCGGTCACGGTGAGCGACGGGGTCAAAAAGTTGGATTTGACAGAGGAGCGGAAGCGGCATGCCCGCAAGACCGACTTCGAAACTCTCCCCATCAAGCCTCAGCGCGCTCTGCGGGAACTGAGGGAGTTTCTGGACCGGGATGCATTTGTCTCCCACGATTGCGGCATCAGCCAGATCTGGTCCTGCCAGTTGTTTGAGACCTATGTGCCCCGCACCTATCTGATCACCGGCGGAGCGGGAACGATGGGCTGGGGTCTGGGGGCCGCGATGGCAGCCAAGCTGGCCTATCCGGAACGTCAAAGTGTCAACATCGTCGGTGACGGCAGCTTGAGTATGTCGTTGCAGGATTTGGCCACCGCCGCCAAGTTCGAGATCCCGGTCATCGTGTTTGTTCTGCACAATGCCTTGCTCGGCCTGATCCGCCAGCAACAGAACTGGTTTTATGAGGAAAGGGATATCTCCACGGATCTCATCTACCGAAATGAATTGTCCGACAATGAAGAACGGGGGATCGATTTTGTAAAAACCGCCGAAGGCATGGGGGTTCGTGGTGAGTTGGTCACCCATTGGAAAGATATCAAGCCGGCGCTGCAGCGGGCTCAGGAGCTGAACAAACCTTATCTGATCGAAGTGGTGGTGGATCCGAAAGCGGTTTGCGGTTTTGCCAATGACGGAACCCTGCGGGGCATCGATTACAGCCAAAATTGA